One genomic segment of Desulforamulus reducens MI-1 includes these proteins:
- a CDS encoding HEPN domain-containing protein has translation MRAQSSVWIGIAEDDLEAAEHCMHGKQYLWSMFMCQQAVEKAIKAVFFNKTGLTPPKKHDLISLAGGADILAQCSKDTRDLLRRLSLYYIEARYPDKRAELEAKCTYENTKEILQRTKGGVAWLRSMLK, from the coding sequence GTGAGGGCACAATCATCTGTTTGGATAGGTATAGCTGAGGATGATCTAGAAGCAGCTGAACACTGTATGCATGGAAAGCAATACCTTTGGTCAATGTTTATGTGTCAGCAGGCAGTAGAGAAGGCTATTAAAGCGGTCTTCTTTAATAAAACTGGCTTAACTCCACCTAAAAAACATGACCTTATTTCATTAGCTGGTGGTGCTGACATTTTAGCCCAGTGCAGCAAGGATACACGGGATCTGTTGCGCCGTCTCTCATTATACTATATAGAAGCTAGATACCCAGATAAGCGGGCCGAATTAGAAGCGAAATGTACATATGAGAATACCAAAGAAATTCTACAGCGTACAAAGGGGGGAGTGGCATGGCTAAGAAGCATGTTGAAATAA